A stretch of Lactuca sativa cultivar Salinas chromosome 6, Lsat_Salinas_v11, whole genome shotgun sequence DNA encodes these proteins:
- the LOC111898760 gene encoding 3-oxoacyl-[acyl-carrier-protein] synthase I, chloroplastic isoform X2, with protein MASIATTCSSGLILRRKESTTNAGSMLQFNGLRAIESNQITASSGFNPSWSASTSASKSRSIKAMASAPKRETDPKKRVVITGMGVVSVFGNDVDTFYDKLLEGQSGITLIDRFDSSTFTTRFAGQIRDFSSVGYIDGKNDRRLDDCWRYCLVAGKKALEDANLGPEILKSMDKTKIGVLVGSGMGGLSAFSTGVESLIQKGFKKISPFFIPYSITNMGSALLAIDTGLMGPNYSISTACATANYCFFSAANHIRRGDADIMVAGGTEAAINATGVGGFIACRALSQRNDEPHRASRPWDQNRDGFVIGEGSGVLIMESLEHAIKRGANILGEYLGGGITCDAHHMTDPRKDGLGVSSCITKCLEDSGVSPEEVNYVNCHATSTLAGDLAEVNAIKKVFKDTSEIKMNGTKSMIGHGLGAAGGLEAIACIKAINTGWLHPTINQDNLEPLVDIDTVPNVKKQHEVNVAISNSFGFGGHNSVVAFAPFKP; from the exons ATGGCGAGCATTGCTACCACTTGTTCTTCCGGTTTGATTTTGAGGAGAAAAGAATCAACCACCAATGCAGGTTCGATGCTTCAGTTCAATGGCCTTAGAGCCATTGAATCCAACCAGATTACTGCTTCATCTGGATTCAACCCTAGTTGGTCTGCATCTACTTCAG CTTCGAAATCTAGATCAATCAAGGCTATGGCTTCGGCTCCCAAACGAGAAACAGACCCGAAGAAAAGGGTTGTCATCACAGGAATGGGAGTTGTCTCCGTTTTCGGCAACGATGTCGACACATTCTACGACAAACTCCTAGAGGGTCAGAGCGGAATCACTCTAATAGACAGATTCGATTCTTCCACTTTCACCACTCGTTTCGCTGGCCAGATTCGTGATTTCTCTTCCGTCGGCTACATCGACGGGAAAAACGACCGTCGTCTTGATGACTGCTGGAGGTATTGTTTGGTCGCCGGCAAAAAGGCGCTCGAAGACGCCAACCTCGGCCCAGAGATCCTAAAATCC ATGGACAAAACGAAAATCGGAGTTCTGGTCGGGTCCGGCATGGGAGGTTTATCGGCGTTTAGCACTGGAGTCGAATCGCTTATTCAAAAAGGATTCAAGAAAATCTCTCCGTTTTTCATTCCATACTCCATCACTAACATGGGATCGGCTTTATTAGCTATCGACACCGGTTTAATGGGCCCAAATTACTCGATTTCTACAGCTTGTGCGACTGCAAATTATTGCTTTTTTTCAGCTGCAAATCACATTCGAAGAGGAGACGCCGATATTATGGTTGCAGGTGGAACCGAAGCTGCTATCAATGCTACTGGTGTCGGTGGGTTCATCGCTTGTAGGGCTCTTTCCCAAAGAAACGACGAACCCCATCGGGCTTCTAGACCTTGGGATCAAAATCGCGATGGTTTTGTCATCGGTGAAGGTTCAGGCGTCCTG ATTATGGAAAGCTTGGAGCATGCAATAAAACGTGGGGCTAATATACTCGGGGAGTATTTAGGAGGAGGTATAACTTGTGATGCTCATCACATGACTGATCCTCGCAAAGATGGGCTTGGAGTTTCGTCTTGCATAACCAAGTGTTTAGAAGACTCGGGTGTTTCACCCGAAGAG GTGAACTATGTGAATTGTCATGCAACATCGACCCTAGCCGGGGATTTAGCCGAGGTTAATGCCATCAAGAAGGTCTTTAAGGATACATCTGAGATCAAGATGAATGGAACCAAG TCGATGATTGGACATGGTCTTGGAGCTGCAGGTGGATTGGAAGCCATTGCATGCATAAAAGCAATTAACACCGGGTGGCTACACCCTACGATTAACCAAGAT AATTTGGAGCCTCTGGTTGACATCGATACAGTCCCAAATGTGAAGAAACAACATGAAGTCAACGTTG CCATTTCTAACTCATTTGGGTTTGGTGGGCATAATTCGGTGGTTGCATTTGCTCCTTTCAAACCGTGA
- the LOC111898760 gene encoding 3-oxoacyl-[acyl-carrier-protein] synthase I, chloroplastic isoform X1: MASIATTCSSGLILRRKESTTNAGSMLQFNGLRAIESNQITASSGFNPSWSASTSASKSRSIKAMASAPKRETDPKKRVVITGMGVVSVFGNDVDTFYDKLLEGQSGITLIDRFDSSTFTTRFAGQIRDFSSVGYIDGKNDRRLDDCWRYCLVAGKKALEDANLGPEILKSMDKTKIGVLVGSGMGGLSAFSTGVESLIQKGFKKISPFFIPYSITNMGSALLAIDTGLMGPNYSISTACATANYCFFSAANHIRRGDADIMVAGGTEAAINATGVGGFIACRALSQRNDEPHRASRPWDQNRDGFVIGEGSGVLIMESLEHAIKRGANILGEYLGGGITCDAHHMTDPRKDGLGVSSCITKCLEDSGVSPEEVNYVNCHATSTLAGDLAEVNAIKKVFKDTSEIKMNGTKSMIGHGLGAAGGLEAIACIKAINTGWLHPTINQDVKMAKTLNPFATLIGSLCIQSCFNLFLLCMQNLEPLVDIDTVPNVKKQHEVNVAISNSFGFGGHNSVVAFAPFKP, translated from the exons ATGGCGAGCATTGCTACCACTTGTTCTTCCGGTTTGATTTTGAGGAGAAAAGAATCAACCACCAATGCAGGTTCGATGCTTCAGTTCAATGGCCTTAGAGCCATTGAATCCAACCAGATTACTGCTTCATCTGGATTCAACCCTAGTTGGTCTGCATCTACTTCAG CTTCGAAATCTAGATCAATCAAGGCTATGGCTTCGGCTCCCAAACGAGAAACAGACCCGAAGAAAAGGGTTGTCATCACAGGAATGGGAGTTGTCTCCGTTTTCGGCAACGATGTCGACACATTCTACGACAAACTCCTAGAGGGTCAGAGCGGAATCACTCTAATAGACAGATTCGATTCTTCCACTTTCACCACTCGTTTCGCTGGCCAGATTCGTGATTTCTCTTCCGTCGGCTACATCGACGGGAAAAACGACCGTCGTCTTGATGACTGCTGGAGGTATTGTTTGGTCGCCGGCAAAAAGGCGCTCGAAGACGCCAACCTCGGCCCAGAGATCCTAAAATCC ATGGACAAAACGAAAATCGGAGTTCTGGTCGGGTCCGGCATGGGAGGTTTATCGGCGTTTAGCACTGGAGTCGAATCGCTTATTCAAAAAGGATTCAAGAAAATCTCTCCGTTTTTCATTCCATACTCCATCACTAACATGGGATCGGCTTTATTAGCTATCGACACCGGTTTAATGGGCCCAAATTACTCGATTTCTACAGCTTGTGCGACTGCAAATTATTGCTTTTTTTCAGCTGCAAATCACATTCGAAGAGGAGACGCCGATATTATGGTTGCAGGTGGAACCGAAGCTGCTATCAATGCTACTGGTGTCGGTGGGTTCATCGCTTGTAGGGCTCTTTCCCAAAGAAACGACGAACCCCATCGGGCTTCTAGACCTTGGGATCAAAATCGCGATGGTTTTGTCATCGGTGAAGGTTCAGGCGTCCTG ATTATGGAAAGCTTGGAGCATGCAATAAAACGTGGGGCTAATATACTCGGGGAGTATTTAGGAGGAGGTATAACTTGTGATGCTCATCACATGACTGATCCTCGCAAAGATGGGCTTGGAGTTTCGTCTTGCATAACCAAGTGTTTAGAAGACTCGGGTGTTTCACCCGAAGAG GTGAACTATGTGAATTGTCATGCAACATCGACCCTAGCCGGGGATTTAGCCGAGGTTAATGCCATCAAGAAGGTCTTTAAGGATACATCTGAGATCAAGATGAATGGAACCAAG TCGATGATTGGACATGGTCTTGGAGCTGCAGGTGGATTGGAAGCCATTGCATGCATAAAAGCAATTAACACCGGGTGGCTACACCCTACGATTAACCAAGATGTAAAAATGgctaaaaccctaaacccttttgcTACATTAATTGGCTCTTTATGTATTCAGTCATGTTTTAATCTTTTTCTTTTGTGTATGCAGAATTTGGAGCCTCTGGTTGACATCGATACAGTCCCAAATGTGAAGAAACAACATGAAGTCAACGTTG CCATTTCTAACTCATTTGGGTTTGGTGGGCATAATTCGGTGGTTGCATTTGCTCCTTTCAAACCGTGA